The segment CACATCTGTTTTGGCGTAGGTAGGAGGGTACTGCTTTGCTTACTTTGTGGCTTGTAAAATAGTATCGCCCTAGAATGTAGGATACAGCGGCAGCAGATTACGTTAGGATAGATTGAGCCAGTCTTACCATTCTTTTGAAAGGAATGCATTTTGCATCTGGTGTAAAGCTATTTGGTGGCCATATTCTCTAGTATTAATACAGTCAATGTTCACTCCACGCCTGAATTTTTTGTCCCTGGCCCCTTCATGATACATTCTGAAGGAATTTCAAATCGTTACTGATTGAGCGAGTCTTACCATTCTTTTGAAAGGAATGCATTTTGCATCTGGTTTAAAGCTATTTTGTGGCCATTCTCTTGTATAATCCATTCAATGTTCACTCCACGCctgatcccccccccccccagtcCCCTTCTGACTCACTCTGAAGAAATTTCAAATCGGTACTGATTAAGATAGGATCACATCACATCCAAGTTTTTACAGGTGCTAAGAAAACATGAATGGACCATAAAATGATCTAGACACCATTTGCTCACAGATTCACAGGTACGGAAGAAAGTTACACTGCCATACTCTCTATTCTGGTCACTGCTGTTGCTACGCAGCCAAGCAACCGATGCCGTAGCGGGTGTTTGGGAACAGCAGGAAGAGGCCGCTGCACACGGCGCCCACCATGAGCGGGAAGCTCTCCATCACCTCGCCCATCTCCTTgcggtggccggcgacgaggcaCCCGGAGACGCGGTAGTCCGCGAGCGCGACGGCCGCGAAGACCAGCACCGACATGACGGCGTGCACGACGTCGACGAAGGCGAGCCGGTACCTCTCCTCCCTGGGCACCTCGACGCCGTCGAGCCCGGTCCTGAACAGCGACAGCCCGCCCGGCGTGACGAAGCCGTAGTAGACCTTGCCGTC is part of the Sorghum bicolor cultivar BTx623 chromosome 10, Sorghum_bicolor_NCBIv3, whole genome shotgun sequence genome and harbors:
- the LOC8081294 gene encoding uncharacterized protein LOC8081294, which gives rise to MERSNVAAAGAVSVEVLRARGGGGSPPAGAGRKRRLVARGVQSTLSKTSMLANFLPTGTLLTFEMLLPAASGDGTCSAVSVAMLRALLALCAASCFLFHFTDSFRAPDGKVYYGFVTPGGLSLFRTGLDGVEVPREERYRLAFVDVVHAVMSVLVFAAVALADYRVSGCLVAGHRKEMGEVMESFPLMVGAVCSGLFLLFPNTRYGIGCLAA